From a region of the Zingiber officinale cultivar Zhangliang chromosome 10B, Zo_v1.1, whole genome shotgun sequence genome:
- the LOC122030419 gene encoding UPF0496 protein 1-like has translation MSAASSSDVDISVEMSSCEEACILDQELKTFDVPLQQRMNRVLVTLAVGDEVPSLSFDNLRAATADLLEMNQEAYQLILKQKDILKNADLINDCLDDCLLTIHFWDTLQSCLDKASESQSIIRSALRRFTEDDAQEADQGRKQKYVSTLDELRRFKAAGNPITKEFSHPLLRTLHKQHETMLEKLRSRKENLKKKLQTLTTWRRVSKTIFASVFAAAINCSVVLAVAAARPVAMAMGLAAAMPIPMGNWIDSLLKEYQKSLEGDEDVVKSIEHVLVEMDMGRIPSQVERLEMHIKSMLEYADFELRDEEAERFMMEKMEKIRGKLKKLTEGVGELAKQAKRCSGSIRKAQLDLQRMI, from the coding sequence ATGTCAGCCGCAAGTTCCAGCGACGTCGATATCTCCGTCGAGATGAGCTCCTGCGAGGAGGCGTGCATCCTCGACCAGGAGCTCAAGACCTTCGACGTCCCACTGCAGCAGCGTATGAATCGTGTCCTCGTCACTCTCGCTGTGGGCGACGAGGTCCCTTCCCTGTCATTTGACAACCTGCGAGCCGCCACCGCCGACCTCCTGGAGATGAACCAGGAGGCGTACCAACTCATCCTGAAGCAAAAGGACATCCTGAAGAACGCCGACCTCATCAACGACTGCCTCGACGATTGCCTGCTGACCATTCACTTCTGGGACACCCTCCAGAGCTGCCTCGATAAAGCCTCCGAAAGCCAATCGATCATCCGCTCCGCCCTCCGGCGCTTCACGGAAGATGATGCGCAAGAAGCAGATCAAGGTAGAAAGCAGAAATACGTGAGCACTTTGGACGAATTGCGTCGATTTAAGGCGGCAGGCAATCCGATCACCAAAGAGTTCTCCCATCCTTTGTTACGAACACTTCACAAGCAGCACGAAACGATGCTGGAGAAGCTCCGCTCGAGAAAGGAGAATCTCAAAAAGAAGTTGCAGACCTTGACAACGTGGAGGAGAGTATCCAAGACCATATTCGCGTCAGTTTTCGCAGCTGCAATAAATTGCTCGGTTGTACTTGCGGTGGCCGCCGCGCGGCCGGTGGCCATGGCTATGGGGCTGGCCGCCGCCATGCCAATTCCGATGGGCAACTGGATTGATTCCCTGCTGAAAGAATACCAGAAATCCTTGGAAGGGGATGAAGATGTTGTGAAGTCCATAGAGCACGTCCTCGTTGAAATGGACATGGGTCGTATTCCGTCGCAGGTGGAGAGGTTGGAGATGCATATCAAATCTATGTTGGAGTATGCCGATTTCGAGCTCAGAGACGAGGAAGCCGAGAGATTCATGATGGAGAAGATGGAGAAGATTAGGGGAAAGCTGAAGAAGCTTACGGAGGGCGTGGGAGAATTGGCGAAGCAAGCAAAAAGATGCAGTGGGAGTATTCGAAAGGCCCAATTGGATCTTCAGCGGATGATATAA
- the LOC122030489 gene encoding uncharacterized protein LOC122030489 isoform X2 produces MLAAMESRMSGGCQRNFGESSEEELPVLPRHAKVIVTGNDKTKSVFVGIQGLVKKAVDLGGWHWLVLTNGIEVKLQRNALGVIEAPTGNEEDDEVGCNNTHCNGSDMDGCLFHPLKLQIPAQVI; encoded by the exons ATGCTGGCGGCCATGGAGAGCAGGATGAGTGGTGGATGCCAGCGTAATTTCGGGGAAAGTAGCGAGGAGGAGCTGCCCGTGCTCCCCCGCCACGCTAAGGTAATCGTCACCGGCAACGACAAGACCAAATCAGTGTTCGTCGGCATCCAGGGGCTCGTCAAAAAGGCTGTGGACCTTGGAGGTTGGCACTGGTTG GTTTTGACAAATGGAATAGAAGTGAAGCTTCAACGTAATGCACTAGGTGTGATTGAAGCCCCAACTGGCAATGAGGAAGATGATGAGGTTGGGTGTAACAATACACACTGTAATGGCTCAGATATGGATGGATGTCTATTTCATCCTTTAAAATTACAAATACCTGCCCAAGTCATCTAG
- the LOC122030489 gene encoding uncharacterized protein LOC122030489 isoform X1: MLAAMESRMSGGCQRNFGESSEEELPVLPRHAKVIVTGNDKTKSVFVGIQGLVKKAVDLGGWHWLVLTNGIEVKLQRNALGVIEAPTGNEEDDEFLDLYNYIKLKAQGADTKKDLGADLTLLIPSLRDLFPPPQ, from the exons ATGCTGGCGGCCATGGAGAGCAGGATGAGTGGTGGATGCCAGCGTAATTTCGGGGAAAGTAGCGAGGAGGAGCTGCCCGTGCTCCCCCGCCACGCTAAGGTAATCGTCACCGGCAACGACAAGACCAAATCAGTGTTCGTCGGCATCCAGGGGCTCGTCAAAAAGGCTGTGGACCTTGGAGGTTGGCACTGGTTG GTTTTGACAAATGGAATAGAAGTGAAGCTTCAACGTAATGCACTAGGTGTGATTGAAGCCCCAACTGGCAATGAGGAAGATGATGAG TTTCTGGATCTATACAATTACATAAAACTCAAAGCTCAAGGAGCAGACACCAAAAAGGATCTTGGAGCAGATCTAACTCTTTTGATTCCCAGTCTAAGGGATCTGTTTCCTCCTCCACAATGA